Proteins encoded together in one bacterium window:
- a CDS encoding DUF1722 domain-containing protein, with protein sequence MSEERRIAVGVSSCLLGEMVRYDGGHKRSRWLTDVLGGYLRWVSVCPELEIGLGVPRPSLRLESSEAGPRLIELKTGRSLTQRMQEYAHARVEELAGLGLRGYVLKKDSPSCGMERVKVYDAGGVPAKNGVGIYAAVLAAALPNLPLEEEGRLEDPRLRENFAVRLFAYDRWLALRAAGCAPGDLVRFHTAHRMQLLAHSPRGAQQLGRLVARAGATAVADWPALLDDYEAGFMAALKRVASPGRHVNTLQHLAGFLKERLSAAETRELAGLIEEYRAGTLPLIAALTLLGHHLRRLEHPWAEAQSYLAPYPRELGLRSAI encoded by the coding sequence GTGAGCGAGGAACGGCGCATCGCGGTGGGCGTGAGCAGCTGCCTGCTCGGTGAGATGGTGCGCTACGACGGCGGCCACAAGCGCAGCCGCTGGCTGACCGACGTGCTGGGCGGCTACCTGCGCTGGGTGAGCGTCTGCCCCGAGCTGGAGATCGGCCTCGGCGTGCCGCGGCCCTCGCTGCGGCTCGAGAGCAGCGAGGCGGGCCCGCGGCTGATCGAGCTCAAGACGGGGCGCAGCCTCACGCAGCGGATGCAGGAGTACGCCCACGCTCGCGTCGAGGAGCTGGCCGGCCTGGGCCTGCGCGGCTATGTGCTCAAGAAGGACTCGCCGAGCTGCGGCATGGAGCGCGTGAAGGTCTACGACGCGGGCGGAGTGCCCGCCAAGAATGGCGTGGGCATCTACGCTGCGGTGCTGGCGGCCGCGCTGCCCAACCTGCCGCTCGAGGAGGAAGGGCGACTGGAGGACCCGCGGCTCAGGGAGAACTTCGCGGTGCGGCTCTTCGCCTACGATCGCTGGCTCGCGCTGCGCGCCGCGGGCTGCGCGCCGGGCGACCTCGTGCGCTTCCACACGGCGCACAGGATGCAGCTCCTCGCCCACTCGCCGCGGGGCGCGCAGCAGCTCGGGCGGCTCGTGGCGCGCGCTGGGGCCACGGCGGTCGCCGATTGGCCGGCGCTCCTGGACGACTACGAGGCCGGCTTCATGGCGGCCCTCAAGCGCGTGGCCTCACCGGGCCGGCACGTGAACACCCTGCAGCACCTGGCCGGCTTCCTGAAGGAGCGCCTCTCGGCGGCAGAGACGCGCGAGCTGGCCGGGCTGATCGAGGAGTACCGCGCAGGGACGCTGCCCTTGATCGCTGCGCTCACGCTGCTCGGCCACCACCTGCGCCGGCTCGAGCACCCCTGGGCCGAGGCGCAGAGCTACCTGGCGCCCTACCCGCGCGAGCTGGGCCTGCGCAGCGCGATCTAG